GCCGAGGTCGAAGCGCCAGGTCAGCTTGTTGTCCACGTTGTAGGAGTCGCGGACGTTGATGAAGCTCTCGGTGCGGAAGCGCAGGGAGCCGTCGGCATAGGGACGCACGTCGCCGTCGGAGGGCTGCAGGCCGGAGGTGTTGTCGAAGCCGTAGTTGAGCGAGGTCTGCCAGACCAGGTTTTCGTTGATCTTGAGCAGATAATCGAGATCGACGGTCTCCGAGCGCTGCACCTGCCAGGCATCGCGGGCGAGGGTGGTCTGGTAGCCGTAAGGCGCGAACATGTCGTAGAGCGGGTAGAAGTTCGCGGCGCCAACGGTGCCGGAAAATCCGAGCGTCGTCAGGTAGGCGCGGTTGGTGGAGTCGGCGGTGGTGGTCTGGCGGTTGATGCCGGCCTGCGCGGCGATCGCGCCGGCGACGCCGTAAACCTTGGAGTTCGCGAGCGCGCGGAAGGGATAGGCGCTGTTGTAGAAGACCTGGCGGTCGATGGTCTCCACATCGAAGCTGAACTGCTGGTTCGCCGTGGGCTTCCAGATGGCCGAGGCGCCGAAATAAATCTCGTCCTTGTAGTCGAAGGGGCGTTCGCCGCCCGCATCGATCATGCCGGCGCCGACCCGGACCGCGAGTTTGTCGCTGAGCACCTGGTTGGTGAAGAACTCGCCCTGGTAGTGGCTCTCGGTGCCGGCGGTGACCTTCACATCGGTGAAGTTGCCGGAGAACTCGGGCTTGGCGGTCACGTTGTTCACGATGCCGCCCGGACGCACGGCGCCGAAGAAGATGGCGGCCGGACCCTTGATGACCTCGATGCGGTCCATGTTCCAGGTCGTCATCAGCTGGCGGCGATACTGGCCGTTGCGGTAGGAGATCAGGCCGCCGAAGCCGCGGATCGTGACGGCGGACTCGCTGCGGGGGTTGGTGAGCACCCCGGGGACAAAGTTCAGCGCCTCGCGCATCTCGAACTGGCCGGCATCCTGCATCAGCTCGCCCGTGACGACGCTGATGGCCAGCGGCGTGTCGGCGATCTTGGTGCCGATGCCCGTGGCGGTGATGGCATTGGTGGCGCGGTAGCCCTCGGCCTTGCTCGAGGTGACGACGAAGCTGTCGAGGGTGAGGATTTCGGAATCGGCCGGAGCGGCCGCGGATTTGCTTTCCGCAGCGGTCTGCGCAAAAAGGCCGGTGGCGGCCGTGGCCAGGAGACTGGCATGAAGCAGGCGGATGAGAGCGATGGTTCTCATGGGGGGTTAGGGGCGGGGGGATGGGGACGGCGCGCCCGGTGGTGAACCAGGCAGCAGGGATTCTGCGTCCCGATGTAATTTCACCCGTGATGGCCGGCGAAGGGTTCTTGGTCTAACCGTTAGGAAAAGTCACAAAAAAAGGCCCGCCGGCAACCAGGCCGGCGGGCCGCAAACAGACCCGGCCCCCGATCAGTAGCGGGTCGAGAGGCTGAAGTAGATGGTGCGGGCGGGGGCGAAGTAGCCGTCGGCACCCTCGCGGTAACGCTCATCGGTGAGGTTTTTCACGTTGAGCTGGGCCTTCACGTTCCGGTCACCAAGCTTCAGGTTGTAGGAGGCCATCGCGTTGTAGGTGGTGAACGCGGGGAGCCAGACGCGGATGTTCGGATCCTGCGAGAGGTTGGTGCCATCGTTGTGCTGGAAACCGAAGCCGAGGGAGAGGCCTTTGACCGGGCCCTCCGTGAACGTGTAGCGGTTCCAGAGGTTGTAGGTGTTCTCCGGCTGGGCGCCGAAGCGGCGGCCGACAAAGAGCGCGTTGTTCGACTTGGTCGTCTCGGCGCGCGTGGTGCGTGCCCAGCCGGCGATGAGGGTGTAGTTGTTGTTCGGCGTCCAGTTGGTCTCGAGCTCGAAGCCCTCGCTCGCCTCCGAATTGCCGAAGATGTAGTAGGGCGACTTGCCGGTGGCGATCTGCTTGGCCGTGTCGGTGTAGGCGAGGTTCGCCCGGTCGATGGTGTAGTAGGCGAGCGTCGAGGTCAGGCGACCGTCGTAGAAATCGGCCTTCAGGCCGAAATCCAGCGCCTCGCTCTCAATGGGCTCGGAGGCGTTGCCGTCGGCGTCGATGGCGAGGTTGGGCTCAATGGACTCGCTGTAGGTCGCGAAGACGCCGAGCTGCGGGAGCAGCTTGAACACAAAGCCGCCCTGCGGCGTGATGCCGCCCTTGCCCTTGCCGATGTCGTAGTTGGCCAGGCCGCCGTTCTTCGCGCTCTGGCTGGAGTTGGAGACGGGCTTGTCGAACTTGGTCCGGTTGGTGAACGAGTTGTAGCGGGCCCCGGCGAGGACCAGCAGGCGATCGTCGAAGAACTTGGCCTGGTCCGCGATGAAGTAGCCATACAGCGCGTCGTAGCTCTTGCGGTCGATGTTGAAGGTCTGGCCGCTCTCATTGAAGACCTGCACGATGCTCACCGGCGTGGAGCCGCCCGGGAAGAAGTAGGTCACGTATTTGTTCGGCACACCCGAGACCGTGCTGTTGCCGGGCGAGTTGTTGTAGGACTGGTTGACCGGATTCAGGTAACCCGGACGGTCGAAGCGCACGCGCTGGTATTCCTGGCCGATCTGCAGGGTGTGCTTCGTCGGGCCGAGGTCGAAGCGCCAGGTCAGCTTGTTGTCCACGTTGTAGGAATCACGGATGTTGATGAAGAACTCCGTGCGGAACCGGACCGAGCCGTCGGCGTAGGGACGGGTGTCACCGTCGGAGGGCTGCAGGCCCGAGGTGTTGTCGAAGGCGTAGTTGAGCGAAGTCTGCCAGACGAGGTTCTCGTTGATCTTGGCCAGATACTCGAGATCCACGGTGTAGGACCGCTGGACCTGCCGCGCGTCGTTGCTCAGCGAGGTGCCGTAGTCGATCGGCGCAAACATGTCGTAGAGCGGGTAGAAGTTCGCCGCGGTCGCGGTGCCGGAATAGCCGAGCGTCGTGAGATACGCGCGGTTGGCCGAGTCCGCGGTCGTGGACAGCCGGTTGATGCCGGCCTGCGCGGCGAGCGCGCCGGGCTGCAGGTAAACCTTGGAGTTCACCAGCGAGCGCACGGGGTAGGAACTGAGGTAGAAGCGGTCGCGGTCGATCTTTTCCAGATCGACGCTGATCTGCTGGTTGGGCGTGGGCCGGTAGATGGCGGAAATGCCGGCGTAGAGCTCGTTGAGATATTCAAAGTCCCGGCTGCCGCCGGTGTCGATGCCGCCGACCCCGACGCGGTAGGCGAACTTGTCGTTCACGACCTGGTTCGTGTAGACCTCGGCCTTGTAGTAGCTGTCGGTGCCGGCGCTGACCTTCACATCGGTGAAATTGCCGCTGAAGACAGGCTTGGATGTCACCGTGTTGATGATGCCACCGGGGCGGACAGCGCCGAAGAAGATGGCGGCCGGACCCTTGATGACCTCGACCTGGTCCATGTTCCAGGTCGTCATCAGCTGGCGGCGATACTGGCCGTTGCGATAGGCGATCAGGCCGGTGAAGCCGCGGATGACGGCGCGGGACTCGTTGACCGGGTTGGTCAACACGCCGGGCACCATGTTGAGCACTTCGCGCACCTCGTTCAGGCCGGTGTCTGAAATCAATTCCCCCGTGACGACGCTGATGGCGAGCGGGGTGTCGCCGATCTTGGTGCCGATGCCGGTGGCGGAGATGGCGTTGGTGGCGCGATAGCCTTCGGCCTTGCTGGAGGTGACGACGAAATCATCCAGCGTGATGACTTCGGAGTCCGCCGGCTTGGCCGCGGGACTGGAATCCTGGGTGGTCTGGGCAAAAAGGCCGGTGACGGCCACGGCCATGAGGCCGGAATGGAACAGGCGGATGAGAGCGGAAGTTCTCATGAGTGGGTTAGGGGCGTGGTGTTGGGGAAGGGGCATCCGGTAAGGGCACCGGACGCCGGGAAACTGGCCCTAGGTGCGATTTTTCCCTCGCGGAGGCGACGGGTTCGTTTTCTAACCGTTAAGAATCGCATGCCCAAGCCCCCGACGATTCGCAGTCTCGCGCTGCAACTTGGTCTCTCCGTCGCCACGGTCTCCGAGGCGTTGCGCAACAGCCCGCGCGTGCAGGAGAAAACCCGCCTGCGCGTGCAGCGCGCGGCCGACCAGGCGGGCTACCGGCCGAACCCGCTGCTCGGCGCCACGCTCTCGGCGTTGCGCCGCTCGCGCCACCAGGGCTTCAGCGGCGTGCTCGCGCTGGTGGACGTGAGCCCCGACGGCGGCACCGACCTCATGCTGTTCCACCGCGAGGTCGCGCGCGGCGCGGAGAAGCGCGCGCAGGAACTGGGATTCCGCACCGAGCTTTTCTGGGTCGGCCCCAAGGCGCCGGCGCTCTCGGTGGCCCGGCTCAACGGCGTGCTGCGCGCGCGCGGCATCCACGGTGTGATCTTCCTGCCCTTCGACCGCCGGCAGGATTTTGTGAACTTCGACCTCTCGCAGACGGCGGCCGTCGGCATGGACCACCGGCTGCTCAACCCGAGCCTGCACACGATCCAGCCCGACCACTACCTTTCGATGCGGCGGGCCCTGGAGATCCTCACGCAGCGCGGCTATCGGCGCATCGGCCTCTGCCTCGAGGCCCGCAAGGACGAGCGGGTGGATCACAAGTGGAGCTCGGGCTTCATCTCGTTTTATCGCGTCAGCGGCCACAAGCTCGAGGTGCCGCCGCTGATCGCCCCGAAGCTGGAACCGAAGGTATTCAGCGCCTGGTTCAAAAAACACGAGCCCGACCTCATCATCGGCCACGAGCAGGGCGTGGTGGACTGGCTGGCCGCGCAAAAACTCCGTGTGCCGGAGGACGTCGGTTTCTTCCGCATCAACGTCACCGAGCGCTCCAAACCCTGCGCCGGCCTCGACCTGCTGCCCCAGCAGCTGGGCGCCACGGCGGTGGAAACCGTGGTCGGCATGCTGCACCGCCGTGAACAGGGCTCGCCGCCCTGCCCCACCAGCATCTCGATTGACGCCGTCTTCGCGGACGGACCGACGCTCAAGCCCGCCGCGGGCTGACGGCGCCGGCGGCCGGATGCGTCCGGCGGCATGGTCCGGACGTAGTTTTGGCATCCATGTCCCCGCTGCCGCTCATCGCCCTTGCCCTCGCCGGCCTCTGCGTGCTCTTCGCGCTGCTCTGGCTGGTGTGCCGGCGGCTCGACAACTACGGTTTTGTGGACGTGGCCTGGGCCTACGCGTTCGCGCCGCTCGCCGTGTTTTATGCCTGGTTCGGGCCGGGTTGGTTCCTGCGGCGTTTCACGCTCGCGGCCATGGGCGTGCTGTGGAGCGTGCGGCTCGGTTCGCATCTGCTGAAACGCGTCGCGGCCCACCACCCCGTCGAGGACGGCCGCTACGTGCAGTTGCGCAAGGACTGGGCCGGCAACTTCGGCCCCAAGATGGCCGGTTTCTTCCAGCTGCAGGCCGCCTCCGTCGTGCTGCTCGGCCTGGCATTCCTGCTGCCGGTGTTCAACACGGCACCGCGCTTCCACCTGCTTGAAATCATCGGCGTGTGCCTGTGGTTTGTCGCGCTCTACGGTGAAGCCATCGCCGACGCCCAGCTCGCGGCCTTCAAGCGCAACCCGGCGAACAAGGGCCGCGTGTGTGACGTCGGCCTGTGGCGCCTCAGCCGGCATCCCAACTATTTCTTCGAGTGGCTCGTGTGGGTGGCCCTGTTCGTCTTCGCCCTCGCTTCGCCCCGCGGCTGGGTCGCGGTCATCGGACCGGCGAGCATCCTGTTTCTTCTCCTGCGCGTGACCGGCATCCCGCTCACCGAGGAGCAGGCCGTCCGCTCCAAGGGCGACGCCTACCGCCGCTACCAGCAAACCACCAGCGCCTTCATCCCATGGTTCCCGAAACAACCCGCCTCCGCCCTGACCGCCCGCTGACTTCTGCGCCCCGCCCCGGCGGTGAAGCTGTCCGGCCGGCGCAACCCGATTTGTCCATGATCGACCGCCTGCTGGAAAAAAACCTCCTGCCCGACTGGCTCATCCGCCTCGGCATCCGCCGGCTGCTGCGCCTGCGGCTGCGCGAGATCGCCCATCCCTCGCCGGAAATCCAGGTGGCGCAGTTTGCCGAGTCGCTGCGCGGGATGCCGATCGCGATCAACACCGCCGAATCCAAGGAGCAGCACTACGAGGTGCCGACCGCCTTCTACCAGCGTTGTCTCGGTCCGCGGTTGAAATACTCCTCCTGCTTCTATGAACGCGGCAGCGAGACGCTGGCGCAGGCCGAGGATCGCATGCTCGCCCTCACCTGCGAGCGCGCCCGGCTGGCCGACGGCCTCGACATCCTCGAACTCGGCTGCGGCTGGGGTTCGCTCACGCTCTGGATGGCGGAGCATTACCCCCGCGCCCGCATCATCGGCGTCTCCCACTCCCGCACCCAGCGCGAGCACATCATGGCGGAGGCGAAGCGGCGCCATCTCGGCAACGTCGAGATCATCACCTGCGACATGAACGACCTGGACCTGCTGCCCAGCGCCTTCGACCGCGTGGTCTCGGTCGAGATGTTCGAGCACATGAAGAACTGGCCGCGCCTCCTGGGAAACGTCGCGCGCTGGCTGCGCGCGGAGGGATTCTTCTTCGCCCACGTCTTCACCCACGCCCGCTTCTGCTACCACTTCGAGGTCCGCGACGAGACCGACTGGATGAGCCGGTATTTCTTCACCGGCGGCCTGATGCCCGCACACGCGCTGTTCCCGCAGTTTCAGGACGACCTCCAGCTCGTGCAGGACTGGAAGGTCAACGGCCGCCACTACGCCCAGACCGCCGAGCACTGGCTGCGGAACATGGACGCACACCGCGCCGAGATCATGCCGCTCTTCG
The DNA window shown above is from Oleiharenicola lentus and carries:
- a CDS encoding TonB-dependent siderophore receptor, whose protein sequence is MRTIALIRLLHASLLATAATGLFAQTAAESKSAAAPADSEILTLDSFVVTSSKAEGYRATNAITATGIGTKIADTPLAISVVTGELMQDAGQFEMREALNFVPGVLTNPRSESAVTIRGFGGLISYRNGQYRRQLMTTWNMDRIEVIKGPAAIFFGAVRPGGIVNNVTAKPEFSGNFTDVKVTAGTESHYQGEFFTNQVLSDKLAVRVGAGMIDAGGERPFDYKDEIYFGASAIWKPTANQQFSFDVETIDRQVFYNSAYPFRALANSKVYGVAGAIAAQAGINRQTTTADSTNRAYLTTLGFSGTVGAANFYPLYDMFAPYGYQTTLARDAWQVQRSETVDLDYLLKINENLVWQTSLNYGFDNTSGLQPSDGDVRPYADGSLRFRTESFINVRDSYNVDNKLTWRFDLGKTKHTVQFGQEYQRVIFTRPGFYNDASATVKTYNDSPGNSTKTGVPNQYVTYYFPGGSTPASVESVFAASGQTFSITRKRTENNAGYFIVDQAQFFDDRLYVLAGARYNKFTGKITYDKPVSNSSQSAANGGLATFDVIGAKGAWTPQYGALFKVTPALALFTTYSESIEPNFQLDADGVPSLPVESQSLDFGLKADLLAGRLTSTIAYYDIERDNLAYRDTARELAAGRSPYYIFGNAEASKGLEFELNWTPTDNYSLIFGWANSIEAETTKSNNATFIGRRFGGIPENTYNVWNRYSFTDGPLAGLTLAGGVRHNDGTNLSQDPNNIVQIPAFTVFDVMASYKFKAGDRTYKAQLNVKNLTDKLYREGSDGYFGQKRTIYLSLSTRF
- a CDS encoding TonB-dependent siderophore receptor; the encoded protein is MRTSALIRLFHSGLMAVAVTGLFAQTTQDSSPAAKPADSEVITLDDFVVTSSKAEGYRATNAISATGIGTKIGDTPLAISVVTGELISDTGLNEVREVLNMVPGVLTNPVNESRAVIRGFTGLIAYRNGQYRRQLMTTWNMDQVEVIKGPAAIFFGAVRPGGIINTVTSKPVFSGNFTDVKVSAGTDSYYKAEVYTNQVVNDKFAYRVGVGGIDTGGSRDFEYLNELYAGISAIYRPTPNQQISVDLEKIDRDRFYLSSYPVRSLVNSKVYLQPGALAAQAGINRLSTTADSANRAYLTTLGYSGTATAANFYPLYDMFAPIDYGTSLSNDARQVQRSYTVDLEYLAKINENLVWQTSLNYAFDNTSGLQPSDGDTRPYADGSVRFRTEFFINIRDSYNVDNKLTWRFDLGPTKHTLQIGQEYQRVRFDRPGYLNPVNQSYNNSPGNSTVSGVPNKYVTYFFPGGSTPVSIVQVFNESGQTFNIDRKSYDALYGYFIADQAKFFDDRLLVLAGARYNSFTNRTKFDKPVSNSSQSAKNGGLANYDIGKGKGGITPQGGFVFKLLPQLGVFATYSESIEPNLAIDADGNASEPIESEALDFGLKADFYDGRLTSTLAYYTIDRANLAYTDTAKQIATGKSPYYIFGNSEASEGFELETNWTPNNNYTLIAGWARTTRAETTKSNNALFVGRRFGAQPENTYNLWNRYTFTEGPVKGLSLGFGFQHNDGTNLSQDPNIRVWLPAFTTYNAMASYNLKLGDRNVKAQLNVKNLTDERYREGADGYFAPARTIYFSLSTRY
- a CDS encoding LacI family DNA-binding transcriptional regulator, which produces MPKPPTIRSLALQLGLSVATVSEALRNSPRVQEKTRLRVQRAADQAGYRPNPLLGATLSALRRSRHQGFSGVLALVDVSPDGGTDLMLFHREVARGAEKRAQELGFRTELFWVGPKAPALSVARLNGVLRARGIHGVIFLPFDRRQDFVNFDLSQTAAVGMDHRLLNPSLHTIQPDHYLSMRRALEILTQRGYRRIGLCLEARKDERVDHKWSSGFISFYRVSGHKLEVPPLIAPKLEPKVFSAWFKKHEPDLIIGHEQGVVDWLAAQKLRVPEDVGFFRINVTERSKPCAGLDLLPQQLGATAVETVVGMLHRREQGSPPCPTSISIDAVFADGPTLKPAAG
- a CDS encoding DUF1295 domain-containing protein — its product is MSPLPLIALALAGLCVLFALLWLVCRRLDNYGFVDVAWAYAFAPLAVFYAWFGPGWFLRRFTLAAMGVLWSVRLGSHLLKRVAAHHPVEDGRYVQLRKDWAGNFGPKMAGFFQLQAASVVLLGLAFLLPVFNTAPRFHLLEIIGVCLWFVALYGEAIADAQLAAFKRNPANKGRVCDVGLWRLSRHPNYFFEWLVWVALFVFALASPRGWVAVIGPASILFLLLRVTGIPLTEEQAVRSKGDAYRRYQQTTSAFIPWFPKQPASALTAR
- a CDS encoding SAM-dependent methyltransferase; the encoded protein is MIDRLLEKNLLPDWLIRLGIRRLLRLRLREIAHPSPEIQVAQFAESLRGMPIAINTAESKEQHYEVPTAFYQRCLGPRLKYSSCFYERGSETLAQAEDRMLALTCERARLADGLDILELGCGWGSLTLWMAEHYPRARIIGVSHSRTQREHIMAEAKRRHLGNVEIITCDMNDLDLLPSAFDRVVSVEMFEHMKNWPRLLGNVARWLRAEGFFFAHVFTHARFCYHFEVRDETDWMSRYFFTGGLMPAHALFPQFQDDLQLVQDWKVNGRHYAQTAEHWLRNMDAHRAEIMPLFEQTYGVQHATKWWAYWRVFYLACAELWWFRDGEEWHVSHYLFRKP